One window of the Kineococcus endophyticus genome contains the following:
- a CDS encoding glycosyltransferase: MRFLLAPDLSAPTGGNRYDAELLARGVVDRVVGSLGEVPDGSSVLLDGLLASARPDLLAAHSGRVRLVLLVHLLRADDVPPEPVLAEEVRSLRLVDAVVVPSRSAARRVLEVSGVQAVVAEPGTAPARPSVARGAHRLLSVGTVGGRKGQRLVAEAVARLGGPWSLRCAGTVAEGFALPGTTLLGPVDHAALQAEWDRADLHVLLSESEPYGMAVAEGLVRSVPSLVADRGELPDLVGPAGIVVEPDVDAVCAALGRWAGSAELRVATRRAAADRELATWDETARIVRETLWTRR; encoded by the coding sequence GTGAGGTTCCTCCTCGCCCCCGACCTGTCGGCCCCGACGGGCGGGAACCGCTACGACGCCGAGCTCCTCGCCCGGGGGGTCGTGGACCGGGTCGTCGGATCGCTCGGCGAGGTTCCCGACGGGTCCTCGGTCCTGCTCGACGGTCTGCTGGCCTCCGCCCGCCCGGACCTGCTCGCCGCGCACTCCGGCCGCGTGCGGCTCGTCCTGCTCGTGCACCTGCTGCGCGCGGACGACGTCCCGCCCGAACCGGTCCTCGCCGAGGAGGTCCGGTCGCTGCGTCTCGTCGACGCGGTGGTCGTGCCGAGCCGCAGCGCCGCTCGACGGGTCCTCGAGGTCTCCGGGGTCCAGGCCGTCGTCGCCGAACCCGGGACGGCCCCGGCCCGCCCGTCGGTCGCCCGGGGGGCGCACCGCCTGCTGTCCGTGGGGACGGTCGGCGGGCGCAAGGGCCAGCGCCTCGTCGCCGAGGCCGTCGCCCGGCTCGGCGGCCCGTGGTCGTTGCGGTGCGCCGGGACCGTCGCCGAGGGTTTCGCCCTGCCGGGAACCACGTTGCTGGGGCCGGTCGACCACGCTGCGCTGCAGGCGGAGTGGGACCGGGCCGACCTGCACGTCCTGCTGTCGGAGTCCGAACCGTACGGGATGGCCGTCGCCGAGGGCCTGGTCCGCAGCGTCCCGTCCCTCGTGGCCGACCGCGGGGAACTGCCCGACCTCGTCGGGCCCGCCGGCATCGTCGTCGAGCCGGACGTCGACGCCGTCTGCGCCGCGCTGGGGCGGTGGGCCGGCTCGGCCGAGCTTCGGGTAGCCACGCGCCGGGCTGCGGCGGACCGGGAACTGGCGACGTGGGACGAGACCGCGCGGATCGTGAGGGAGACGTTGTGGACGAGACGGTGA
- a CDS encoding SAM-dependent methyltransferase — translation MDETVTELENFDPDWLALREPVDHATRSRRLEGLLAARLTDRERVRVVDLGAGSGSTLRHLAPRLQELGVAAEQEWVLVDHDEDLLARALATPVPAAASVATATVDLADRDAVRDVLSGADVVVGSALLDVLPAPVATGLVEVLSTLDPRPAVLFVLTVAGGATSEPEVPGVAEGFDADQRVHGLGPDATGHVADAFAAHGWSVEREATPWRLSTSPLLDAWAEGWFAAAGVPAQPLSAAVVPHEDLLAQ, via the coding sequence GTGGACGAGACGGTGACCGAGCTCGAGAACTTCGACCCCGACTGGCTGGCGCTGCGGGAACCCGTGGACCACGCCACGCGCTCCCGGCGCCTGGAGGGGTTGCTGGCGGCCCGGCTGACCGACCGGGAACGCGTGCGGGTCGTGGACCTCGGTGCCGGGTCGGGGTCCACCCTGCGCCACCTCGCCCCGCGGTTGCAGGAACTGGGCGTGGCGGCCGAGCAGGAGTGGGTGCTCGTCGACCACGACGAGGACCTCCTGGCCCGGGCGCTGGCGACCCCCGTTCCCGCGGCGGCCTCGGTCGCGACGGCGACCGTGGACCTCGCCGACCGGGACGCGGTGCGGGACGTGCTCTCCGGCGCGGACGTCGTCGTGGGGTCGGCCCTGCTCGACGTGCTGCCCGCGCCGGTCGCGACCGGTCTGGTCGAGGTGCTGTCGACCCTCGACCCGCGGCCGGCGGTGCTCTTCGTCCTCACCGTCGCAGGCGGAGCGACGAGCGAACCCGAGGTCCCGGGGGTCGCGGAGGGGTTCGACGCCGACCAGCGCGTCCACGGCCTCGGCCCGGACGCGACGGGTCACGTCGCCGACGCGTTCGCGGCCCACGGGTGGTCGGTGGAGCGCGAGGCGACACCGTGGCGTTTGAGCACCTCGCCCCTCCTGGACGCCTGGGCCGAGGGCTGGTTCGCCGCGGCCGGAGTGCCTGCGCAGCCGTTGTCCGCGGCCGTCGTCCCCCACGAGGACCTGCTGGCGCAGTGA
- a CDS encoding 6-pyruvoyl trahydropterin synthase family protein, giving the protein MFSLTVRDRFMVAHSFTGEVFGPAQRLHGATFVVEATFRRVELDGDGLVVDIGVASQVLRAVLAQVEYRNLDDVEEFAGQNTSTEFLCRWIADRLSVDLGPAVTGLAGITVLLRESDVAWAAYEKEL; this is encoded by the coding sequence ATGTTCTCGTTGACGGTCCGCGACCGGTTCATGGTGGCCCACAGCTTCACCGGAGAGGTGTTCGGCCCGGCCCAGCGCCTGCACGGCGCGACGTTCGTCGTCGAGGCGACGTTCCGGCGCGTCGAGCTCGACGGCGACGGCCTCGTCGTCGACATCGGCGTGGCGTCGCAGGTGCTGCGCGCGGTGCTCGCCCAGGTCGAGTACCGCAACCTCGACGACGTCGAGGAGTTCGCGGGGCAGAACACCTCCACCGAGTTCCTCTGCCGCTGGATCGCTGACCGCCTCTCGGTGGACCTGGGACCCGCCGTCACCGGGCTCGCAGGGATCACGGTGCTGTTGCGCGAGTCCGACGTGGCGTGGGCGGCGTACGAGAAGGAGCTGTGA
- a CDS encoding DoxX family protein, which produces MPRWVAPAALFGVAGVAHFLRPRGFDVIVPRALPGSARAWTLASGVAELGLAAGYAVPATRRATSRAAAAFLVAVWPANAQMAVDAWRSGSTRARVVTTARLPLQVPLVRLALRGGA; this is translated from the coding sequence GTGCCGCGGTGGGTCGCTCCCGCGGCGCTCTTCGGCGTGGCCGGGGTGGCGCACTTCCTGCGCCCCCGCGGTTTCGACGTCATCGTCCCCCGGGCCCTGCCCGGGTCGGCGCGGGCCTGGACCCTGGCCTCGGGGGTCGCGGAGCTCGGCCTGGCGGCGGGGTACGCGGTGCCCGCGACGCGACGCGCCACCTCCCGTGCGGCGGCCGCATTCCTGGTGGCCGTGTGGCCCGCCAACGCCCAGATGGCCGTCGACGCCTGGCGATCCGGCTCCACCCGCGCCCGCGTCGTCACGACGGCCCGGCTGCCGCTGCAGGTCCCGCTGGTCCGGCTCGCCCTGCGGGGCGGTGCGTGA
- a CDS encoding alpha/beta hydrolase family protein, giving the protein MNGRRAAAVGAVATAAAATLTGAALTATAVSFARAVVTPRRHKPDDLEVLQVGPHRVVLSATVDTVVPGRYGVWTDGGRGHFRVGEVLESREERVTRELLGVDAGTPAPGRARWNQYYFAGDPAVALGLPHEDVLVPSDVGALPCWSLPGPVDGGSDTWAVLVHGRGATREEALRAVPVLHALGVPCLVPAYRNDADAPTVKPGLYGLGDTEWRDVEAVARYALDRGARRLLLVGWSMGGAIVLQFVARSPLAEHVTALVLDGPVVDWFDVLDHQARQAGVPVRLGRLGLQLLGHPVGRRLVGVSGPVDLRAMDWVRRAQELQLPVLLLHSDADDYVPSGPSQRLAQARPDLITYVASSTARHTKEWNVDPQGWESAVREFVTSRLEAGA; this is encoded by the coding sequence GTGAACGGCCGCCGCGCCGCCGCGGTCGGGGCTGTCGCGACGGCCGCCGCCGCGACCCTGACGGGAGCCGCCCTGACGGCGACCGCGGTCTCCTTCGCCCGCGCCGTCGTGACCCCTCGCCGCCACAAGCCGGACGACCTCGAGGTCCTGCAGGTCGGCCCGCACCGCGTCGTGCTGTCGGCCACGGTCGACACGGTCGTTCCCGGCCGGTACGGCGTCTGGACCGACGGCGGCCGCGGGCACTTCCGGGTCGGGGAGGTCCTCGAGAGCCGCGAGGAGCGCGTCACGCGCGAGCTGCTCGGGGTCGACGCCGGAACCCCCGCCCCGGGCCGGGCGCGCTGGAACCAGTACTACTTCGCCGGCGACCCGGCCGTGGCCCTCGGCCTGCCGCACGAGGACGTCCTCGTCCCCAGCGACGTCGGTGCGCTGCCCTGCTGGTCGCTCCCGGGTCCCGTCGACGGCGGTTCCGACACCTGGGCCGTGCTCGTCCACGGTCGCGGGGCGACGCGCGAGGAGGCGCTGCGCGCCGTTCCCGTGCTGCACGCGCTGGGGGTGCCGTGCCTCGTCCCGGCCTACCGCAACGACGCCGACGCCCCGACCGTGAAACCCGGCCTGTACGGCCTGGGCGACACCGAGTGGCGCGACGTCGAGGCCGTCGCCCGGTACGCCCTGGACCGCGGCGCGCGGCGGCTGCTGCTCGTCGGCTGGTCGATGGGCGGCGCGATCGTCCTGCAGTTCGTGGCCCGCTCGCCCCTGGCCGAGCACGTCACGGCCCTCGTGCTGGACGGTCCCGTCGTCGACTGGTTCGACGTGCTGGACCACCAGGCCCGCCAGGCCGGGGTTCCGGTCCGCCTGGGGCGCCTGGGGTTGCAGCTGCTCGGGCACCCCGTGGGCCGTCGCCTCGTGGGAGTCTCCGGCCCCGTCGACCTGCGGGCCATGGACTGGGTGCGCCGGGCCCAGGAACTGCAGCTGCCGGTCCTGCTCCTGCACTCCGACGCCGACGACTACGTGCCGTCCGGGCCGTCGCAGCGGCTGGCGCAGGCACGTCCGGACCTCATCACCTACGTCGCCAGCAGCACCGCGCGGCACACGAAGGAGTGGAACGTGGACCCGCAGGGCTGGGAGTCGGCCGTCCGGGAGTTCGTCACCTCACGGTTGGAGGCGGGCGCGTGA
- a CDS encoding zinc-dependent alcohol dehydrogenase has translation MSVAHALWTTGPGQVELREELLPVLGTADVEIRTEFSAVSRGTEALVLAGAVPSSQHDTMRAPFQSGEFPFPVKYGYLSVGTVEQAGPRAQDLVGRRVFCLHPHQDRYVVPASSVLPVPAAVSPGRAVLAGMLETAVNGVWDAGLGIGDRVSVVGAGVLGLLVATLAARVPGTDVAAVDVRTDRAGTAERLGFRLVAPDDARRERDVVLHTSGTGPGLTTGLQLLGDEGLLAEMSWYGDRSVEVGLGEGFHSRRLTIRASQVGRVPPARAPRWTTRRRLALALDLLCDERFDALLDGVTPFERSAEVLPGIAAVGGDALCHRFSY, from the coding sequence GTGAGCGTGGCGCACGCGCTGTGGACGACCGGGCCGGGTCAGGTCGAACTGCGCGAGGAACTGCTGCCCGTGCTGGGCACCGCCGACGTGGAGATCCGGACGGAGTTCTCGGCCGTCAGCCGCGGGACCGAGGCCCTCGTCCTCGCCGGGGCGGTCCCCTCGAGCCAGCACGACACCATGCGGGCCCCGTTCCAGTCCGGGGAGTTCCCCTTCCCCGTGAAGTACGGGTACCTGTCCGTCGGCACCGTCGAGCAGGCCGGGCCACGGGCCCAGGACCTCGTGGGGCGCAGGGTGTTCTGCCTGCACCCCCACCAGGACCGGTACGTCGTGCCCGCCTCGTCCGTGCTGCCCGTGCCCGCCGCCGTGTCGCCCGGTCGGGCGGTGCTGGCCGGGATGCTGGAGACCGCGGTGAACGGCGTCTGGGACGCCGGTCTCGGCATCGGCGACCGGGTCAGCGTCGTCGGTGCGGGGGTGCTCGGACTGCTCGTGGCGACGCTCGCCGCGCGCGTCCCGGGCACCGACGTCGCGGCCGTCGACGTGCGCACCGACCGCGCGGGAACCGCGGAACGGCTCGGGTTCCGGCTCGTCGCGCCCGACGACGCGCGGCGCGAACGCGACGTCGTCCTGCACACCAGCGGAACGGGTCCGGGGCTCACGACGGGGTTGCAGCTGCTCGGCGACGAGGGCCTGCTGGCGGAGATGAGCTGGTACGGCGACCGCAGCGTGGAGGTCGGCTTGGGGGAGGGTTTCCACTCCCGGCGGCTGACGATCCGCGCGTCGCAGGTGGGGCGGGTCCCGCCGGCCCGTGCGCCGCGCTGGACGACGCGGCGCCGGCTCGCGCTGGCGCTGGACCTGTTGTGCGACGAGCGGTTCGACGCCCTGCTCGACGGGGTGACCCCGTTCGAGCGGTCCGCGGAGGTCCTGCCCGGGATCGCCGCCGTGGGCGGCGACGCCCTCTGCCACCGGTTCAGCTACTGA